Proteins from a genomic interval of Candidatus Methylomirabilis lanthanidiphila:
- a CDS encoding ribonuclease III: protein MMTSSPTAVPSPPPLLCGHRFRDPALLQAALTHPSSTDPSQGDVRLRYQRLEFLGDAVWSLYVSDALISLLPSASEGELTRRRARLVNATALAEMAQFHGLAPLLVLSNGEESTGGRQKIRVLSSSFEAVIGAIYLDGGADAIRDLARDTCQKTLEGESSILDPKTALQQLAQSLFHSTPRYRLISRQGAAHAPTFEVEVIVGRSAIAQGTGRSRQEAERAAAQDALTSLRDTSTTTSSSDNPSYY, encoded by the coding sequence ATGATGACATCTTCGCCGACGGCCGTACCGTCCCCTCCTCCCCTCCTCTGCGGTCATCGGTTTCGAGATCCGGCGCTCCTTCAGGCGGCTCTCACTCACCCCTCCTCGACTGATCCCTCGCAGGGAGACGTCCGTCTGCGATACCAGCGGCTTGAGTTTCTGGGGGACGCGGTCTGGAGCCTGTACGTGAGCGACGCGCTCATCTCTCTGCTTCCGTCGGCCTCTGAGGGCGAGTTGACCCGGCGGCGGGCCCGACTCGTGAACGCTACTGCGCTCGCTGAGATGGCGCAGTTCCACGGCCTCGCGCCGTTGCTTGTATTGAGCAATGGCGAAGAGTCAACGGGCGGGAGGCAAAAGATTAGAGTCCTCTCAAGTAGTTTTGAGGCGGTAATCGGCGCAATCTACCTGGACGGGGGCGCCGACGCGATCCGCGATTTGGCGCGGGACACTTGCCAGAAAACCCTTGAGGGGGAAAGCTCGATCCTCGACCCAAAAACCGCTCTACAGCAACTCGCCCAGTCGCTCTTCCATTCCACCCCCCGTTATCGTCTGATTTCTCGGCAGGGCGCGGCTCACGCTCCGACGTTCGAGGTTGAGGTCATCGTCGGGCGGTCAGCGATTGCGCAGGGAACAGGGCGAAGCAGGCAAGAGGCTGAGCGGGCGGCGGCTCAAGACGCCCTCACATCGCTACGAGACACATCAACTACAACATCTAGTAGCGATAACCCGTCTTACTACTGA
- a CDS encoding thioredoxin: MASDKIVQITDHDFDKQVIQGKGLILVDFWAEWCGPCRMVAPILDELAEEYGEQVTIAKLNVDENRESAARFGIRSIPTILVFKDGAQVEQIVGALPKSALKAKVQQHL; the protein is encoded by the coding sequence ATGGCATCGGATAAGATCGTTCAGATCACAGATCACGATTTTGACAAGCAGGTCATTCAGGGGAAGGGCCTGATTCTGGTCGATTTTTGGGCTGAATGGTGCGGTCCGTGTCGGATGGTGGCTCCTATCCTCGACGAGCTGGCAGAGGAGTATGGGGAGCAGGTGACCATCGCAAAGCTGAATGTGGATGAGAACCGAGAGAGTGCGGCTCGATTCGGCATCCGGAGCATTCCGACTATTCTCGTCTTCAAGGATGGGGCGCAGGTAGAGCAGATCGTCGGCGCATTGCCAAAGTCGGCCCTTAAGGCGAAGGTTCAACAGCATCTGTAA
- a CDS encoding cell division protein FtsY, whose amino-acid sequence MPTNDSPRQGLFGRFVAGLARTRQGLAGHIGRLFGANAPSAADLDALEEALIAADFGPALAQQLTAPLQQRLGRRDLGDLNQVEDALKHGILEILSKVAPPPSSVAHPTRPQVFLFLGINGSGKTTTIGKFANRLTNEGGRVVLAAADTFRAAAIEQLGLWGRRVGADVISHQAGADPSAVVFDAVQAACSRGASHLLIDTAGRLHTKRNLMEELKKIQRVVSRQMPDAPHERIMVLDATSGLNALVQAKTFHEAVGLTSLILTKLDGTAKGGVVVAIADQLKLPITYVGLGEGVDDLQPFAPETFTDALFASS is encoded by the coding sequence ATGCCTACCAACGACTCACCACGTCAAGGCCTTTTCGGGCGGTTCGTAGCCGGTCTCGCCAGAACCCGCCAGGGGTTAGCGGGGCACATCGGGCGGCTGTTCGGCGCGAATGCCCCAAGTGCCGCCGATCTGGACGCGCTCGAAGAAGCGCTCATCGCCGCAGATTTCGGCCCGGCGCTGGCGCAGCAACTGACGGCTCCACTCCAACAACGCCTCGGCCGGCGTGATCTCGGCGACCTGAATCAGGTTGAAGACGCCCTCAAGCATGGTATCCTTGAGATTCTCAGCAAGGTCGCCCCGCCCCCTTCATCTGTGGCCCATCCGACCCGGCCGCAGGTCTTCCTCTTCCTCGGCATCAACGGGTCCGGGAAGACCACGACGATCGGCAAGTTCGCCAATCGGCTCACGAACGAGGGTGGGCGCGTCGTGTTAGCGGCCGCTGACACCTTTCGAGCGGCCGCCATTGAACAGTTGGGGCTGTGGGGTCGACGCGTGGGCGCCGACGTCATCAGCCACCAGGCCGGGGCCGACCCCTCTGCCGTCGTATTTGATGCGGTGCAGGCCGCCTGCTCACGCGGCGCAAGCCACCTGCTGATCGATACGGCCGGCCGCCTCCACACCAAACGGAACCTGATGGAAGAGTTAAAGAAGATCCAGCGAGTCGTCTCACGACAGATGCCGGATGCGCCTCACGAACGGATCATGGTTCTCGATGCCACCTCCGGCCTGAACGCGCTGGTCCAGGCCAAGACGTTTCACGAGGCCGTGGGACTCACGAGTCTGATCTTGACCAAGCTGGACGGTACCGCTAAAGGGGGCGTTGTGGTCGCCATCGCCGATCAGTTAAAGCTTCCAATTACGTACGTCGGTCTGGGCGAGGGTGTTGATGATCTACAGCCGTTCGCCCCGGAAACCTTTACGGACGCCCTATTCGCAAGCTCCTGA
- a CDS encoding LuxR family two component transcriptional regulator — protein sequence MLSSTAASREAPHFLHKLLCGTLRAFKDDLRGNTKESNGKYLRVAASGFITAGLKAPGRPTCCTKGCGMERLTQQELQALLEFVRDCYAWRNREAFVTHLLKTLPTLVPADIISCTELSLSERQGRLRLIEPVDAATCEDPRIFEAHAGEQPLVAFYLRSGNGGAYKNSDFFTRRQFHRTALYNEFYRRVGMEHTAAIHLGPSPLIIGVTVHRALTDFSECGRLLLNLLRPHLVQAYANAEAVTRIQQDAALLRRVVTAQAQEIVILTPDGRVRVMTQQARTWLSRYFSEPARSAVYLPDTVERWRRRQDALLTGTSDAPALRIPMVVERDSAQLTIRHLCGADQCLLHLEERHTAAVPAPFGPSGLTRRESQVLRWVAQGKTNAEVGAILGLSSRTVQAHLRRIFEKLGVETRIAAVIVALGWHSGE from the coding sequence GTGTTATCATCGACTGCGGCGTCCAGGGAAGCGCCACACTTTCTTCATAAGCTTTTATGTGGTACATTACGTGCCTTTAAGGATGATCTGCGTGGAAATACCAAGGAAAGTAATGGAAAGTATCTGCGCGTAGCGGCGAGTGGGTTTATCACCGCCGGCTTAAAGGCGCCCGGCAGACCGACCTGCTGCACAAAGGGGTGTGGGATGGAACGGCTGACGCAACAGGAGCTTCAGGCGCTACTCGAATTTGTGCGCGACTGTTACGCCTGGCGCAATCGGGAGGCGTTCGTAACCCACCTGCTCAAAACGCTCCCAACGCTCGTTCCTGCCGATATTATCTCCTGTACCGAGCTCAGTCTCTCAGAGCGGCAGGGTCGCCTCCGGCTGATTGAGCCCGTTGACGCCGCCACCTGTGAGGACCCGCGCATCTTTGAGGCGCATGCCGGCGAGCAGCCGCTGGTCGCCTTCTATCTGAGGAGCGGTAATGGCGGCGCGTACAAGAACTCAGACTTTTTCACGCGGCGTCAGTTTCACCGAACAGCCCTCTACAATGAGTTTTACCGACGGGTCGGGATGGAGCATACGGCGGCGATCCATCTTGGACCGTCTCCCCTAATTATCGGTGTCACGGTGCACCGGGCGCTTACGGACTTCTCCGAGTGCGGCCGGCTCCTGCTGAACCTGCTGCGCCCGCATCTCGTTCAGGCCTATGCGAACGCCGAAGCGGTCACGCGGATACAGCAAGACGCCGCGCTCCTGCGGCGGGTTGTGACCGCACAGGCGCAGGAGATCGTCATCCTTACGCCGGATGGTCGGGTTCGAGTGATGACCCAGCAGGCGCGAACATGGCTGAGCAGATATTTCAGCGAACCGGCACGATCGGCGGTTTATCTACCCGACACGGTTGAGCGCTGGAGACGACGACAGGACGCTCTCCTGACTGGAACGAGCGACGCGCCGGCATTGAGGATACCCATGGTGGTGGAACGAGACAGTGCCCAGCTTACGATACGGCACCTCTGCGGGGCGGATCAATGCCTTTTGCACCTGGAAGAGCGGCACACGGCTGCGGTGCCGGCCCCCTTCGGACCGTCAGGGCTCACCAGGCGCGAAAGCCAGGTGCTGCGCTGGGTGGCGCAAGGCAAGACGAATGCCGAGGTTGGAGCGATTCTCGGTCTGAGTTCACGGACTGTGCAAGCCCACCTGCGGCGGATCTTCGAAAAGCTTGGGGTCGAGACACGCATTGCTGCTGTCATCGTGGCGCTGGGATGGCACTCGGGTGAGTAG
- a CDS encoding Chromosome partition protein smc, translating to MRLSRLTAFGFKSFAEKVEVTFEPGVTAIVGPNGCGKSNLSDAIRWALGEQSAKLLRGDRMDDLIFAGNSIRKPLGMAEVSLIFTDNYGNIPTEFHEVTVTRRLYRSGESEYLLNHVPCRLRDITDLFLDTGLGGEPYALIEQGSIGSIVGAKPVERRLLIEEAAGIMTYKVRKRAALAKLEAAEQNLLRVSDIIREVERQKNSLKRQANKAERYRAYQDRACELRGFVKFSELQQLRQQLVLLQDSALAAQHAVDSAQAAVVAVEAEQEAMRIRELEQEQTRAAAQERLHELRGALSRNEAELNHVRQMLNESARRKQERRDRSTHLESRHTTLTQQEAEAKEREQLLTGELDAGRTQLDLRSSELQALEETIATATREIEATRRRLVQDAAALADRRNHLTSLRERARLYGTQRDLAIERKVRIEQQDRDLAPVEEAQRVVLEQAMERLELLQAERKTLAQQTAEEETARETMKPQLEALRDESAKLRSRLASLIELSQSFEGFIDGHRYLLTQQVQDGTSVEGLQGSLVDILDVPARYERAIETLLGEALQGLLMRRTEDVQEAIRLLVERGQGRATFLLHSEASSDQRSAVSSQNGAATSRLREILPSSGASVEGLALDLIRCADDHRPLVETLLVDGIIVRELSDAFALSAVLPSPFAIATLTGELVTSKGIIAGGPGGGSDILPRRREIARLRDRTRELHDNLQVVEASWEASCRRSVHLAESFELLNRRLHELEIERLKAETASSHTGAERRRFLQQIEVLTYEAGSHEADLRVLADEIRALENSLSELEDREQAAQRETMKLEAEAAAQQQERDRLIREVGEHRVRLTALQGQRELLASVLARAIEELGQVRGELESLAAEVADLQVREAEMEAAVVQLQGHLTSLIAAEQSAQQLVIAEDERRRELSETRQAGDERLRTLKHTLVETQQASSDAAIRLAELRNMILLLDEALREEGPPELEAVVLRLTNSGLGIDAANDELADLTARIAELGAVNMAALEEYQELAERHRFLSGQADDLSSSAQSLRTAISEINHTIQQRFSETLETVSGHLNRLWSCLIPSGQASLSLAEPQDGEDEPGVEMTVRIPGKRAALNLLSGGEKALAALALLFALFHTRPSPFCLLDEVDAPLDDANAERFASLLRDMATSAQFLLITHNKRTMAAADLLYGVTMEEHGVSKLLSLRMSRTA from the coding sequence ATGCGGCTTTCGCGATTAACCGCATTCGGCTTCAAGTCGTTCGCGGAAAAGGTCGAGGTGACCTTCGAGCCGGGCGTGACCGCAATTGTCGGTCCGAACGGCTGCGGTAAGAGCAACCTTTCCGATGCGATCCGATGGGCCCTCGGCGAGCAGAGCGCGAAGCTGCTGCGCGGGGATCGCATGGACGACCTGATCTTTGCCGGGAACAGCATCCGGAAGCCGCTTGGTATGGCAGAGGTCTCGCTGATCTTCACCGATAACTATGGCAATATCCCGACGGAATTCCACGAGGTTACCGTAACCCGCCGTTTGTACCGCTCCGGTGAAAGCGAGTACCTCCTGAACCACGTGCCCTGCCGGCTCCGCGATATTACCGATCTGTTCTTGGATACCGGGCTCGGGGGCGAACCGTATGCCTTGATCGAGCAAGGCAGCATCGGCAGTATCGTCGGCGCGAAGCCGGTCGAGCGTCGACTCCTGATTGAGGAAGCGGCCGGCATTATGACCTACAAGGTCCGCAAGCGCGCTGCGCTCGCCAAATTGGAGGCGGCGGAGCAGAATCTCCTCCGGGTGAGCGATATCATCCGAGAGGTGGAGCGCCAGAAGAACTCCCTGAAACGACAAGCGAACAAGGCGGAGCGCTATCGCGCCTATCAGGACCGGGCATGTGAGCTGCGGGGCTTTGTCAAGTTTTCCGAGTTGCAGCAATTGCGGCAACAGCTCGTTCTGCTCCAGGATTCGGCCCTGGCTGCACAGCACGCGGTGGACTCGGCGCAAGCCGCGGTCGTTGCTGTAGAGGCTGAACAGGAGGCCATGCGGATCCGCGAGCTGGAGCAGGAGCAGACGAGAGCGGCCGCGCAGGAACGACTGCACGAACTGAGGGGCGCGCTGTCCCGCAACGAAGCCGAGCTGAACCACGTCCGACAGATGTTGAACGAGTCGGCGCGTCGGAAACAGGAGCGGCGAGACCGCTCAACGCACCTGGAGAGCCGGCATACGACCTTGACACAGCAGGAGGCGGAGGCGAAAGAGCGGGAGCAGCTTCTGACCGGCGAGCTTGATGCCGGCCGCACGCAGCTTGATCTGAGGTCCTCGGAACTGCAGGCGCTGGAAGAGACGATCGCGACAGCGACGCGAGAGATCGAGGCGACGCGGCGACGTCTCGTGCAGGACGCGGCAGCCCTCGCAGACCGTCGCAACCACCTGACCAGCCTCCGAGAGCGGGCGCGCCTGTACGGCACGCAGCGCGATCTGGCGATCGAGCGCAAGGTTCGGATCGAGCAGCAGGACCGCGACCTCGCCCCGGTGGAAGAGGCGCAGCGCGTCGTTCTCGAACAGGCGATGGAACGGTTGGAACTCCTGCAAGCAGAACGCAAGACCCTTGCGCAACAGACAGCGGAGGAAGAGACTGCGCGGGAAACCATGAAGCCTCAACTGGAAGCGCTTCGGGATGAGTCGGCCAAGCTCCGTAGTCGTCTGGCGTCGCTCATCGAGCTGAGCCAGAGCTTTGAAGGATTCATCGACGGCCATCGGTACCTTCTCACCCAACAGGTCCAGGACGGGACGAGTGTCGAGGGGCTGCAGGGCTCGCTGGTCGATATACTCGATGTGCCGGCGCGCTACGAGCGCGCAATCGAAACCTTGCTCGGCGAGGCCTTGCAAGGGCTGCTGATGCGGCGGACCGAGGACGTCCAAGAGGCCATTCGACTGCTCGTTGAGCGAGGACAGGGCCGCGCCACCTTCCTCCTTCACTCGGAAGCGAGCAGCGATCAGCGGTCAGCGGTCAGCTCTCAGAACGGAGCGGCAACCTCCCGGCTGCGCGAGATCCTTCCTTCCTCAGGCGCCTCAGTCGAGGGGCTTGCGCTTGATCTGATCCGCTGCGCCGACGATCATCGGCCGCTGGTGGAAACCCTCCTCGTTGATGGGATCATCGTCAGGGAGTTGTCGGATGCGTTCGCGCTCAGCGCAGTTCTCCCCTCCCCGTTTGCAATTGCGACACTCACCGGCGAACTGGTGACCAGCAAGGGAATCATTGCGGGCGGCCCTGGAGGGGGTTCCGATATCCTGCCGCGACGGCGGGAAATCGCCAGGCTTCGAGATCGTACCCGGGAACTGCACGACAACCTGCAGGTGGTCGAAGCCTCATGGGAGGCATCCTGCCGCCGATCGGTCCATTTGGCGGAATCGTTCGAGCTGCTGAACCGGCGCCTCCACGAACTGGAGATCGAACGTCTCAAGGCGGAGACGGCCTCTTCCCATACGGGTGCGGAGCGTCGGCGCTTTTTGCAGCAGATTGAGGTGTTGACCTACGAAGCCGGGAGCCATGAGGCGGATCTTCGCGTGCTTGCAGACGAGATCAGGGCGCTGGAGAACTCGCTCTCGGAGCTTGAGGATCGAGAGCAGGCCGCTCAGCGTGAAACCATGAAGCTGGAAGCCGAAGCGGCCGCTCAGCAGCAGGAGCGAGATCGTCTCATTCGGGAGGTGGGAGAACATCGCGTCCGGCTTACTGCGCTCCAAGGCCAGCGGGAGCTTCTTGCCAGCGTTCTGGCCAGAGCGATCGAAGAACTCGGCCAGGTGAGGGGTGAGTTGGAGTCGCTTGCGGCTGAGGTCGCCGACCTGCAGGTTCGCGAAGCAGAGATGGAGGCCGCCGTCGTACAACTTCAAGGGCATCTGACGTCGCTGATTGCGGCGGAGCAATCGGCGCAGCAACTCGTCATCGCGGAAGATGAAAGACGCCGAGAGCTGAGTGAAACCCGCCAGGCCGGCGACGAACGGCTTCGTACGTTGAAGCACACGCTGGTCGAAACACAACAAGCCTCAAGCGACGCGGCGATCCGGCTCGCCGAACTACGCAATATGATCCTGCTCCTCGATGAGGCGTTGAGAGAAGAGGGTCCTCCTGAATTGGAGGCCGTTGTCCTGCGACTCACCAACAGCGGCCTTGGAATCGACGCGGCCAACGATGAATTGGCAGATCTCACCGCCAGAATTGCGGAACTCGGGGCGGTCAACATGGCCGCCCTCGAGGAATATCAGGAGCTGGCTGAGCGCCACCGCTTTCTCTCGGGTCAGGCCGACGATCTCTCATCATCTGCACAGTCGCTCCGTACCGCCATTTCTGAGATCAATCATACGATTCAGCAGCGATTCAGTGAAACCCTCGAGACGGTGTCCGGCCACCTGAACCGACTCTGGAGTTGCCTCATCCCCAGCGGTCAGGCGTCTCTCAGTCTGGCCGAACCGCAAGACGGCGAGGATGAGCCTGGGGTAGAGATGACAGTGCGGATCCCCGGCAAACGAGCCGCCCTGAATCTGCTGTCAGGCGGCGAAAAGGCGCTCGCCGCTCTGGCGCTCCTGTTCGCGCTGTTCCACACTCGTCCCAGCCCATTCTGCCTGCTGGACGAGGTCGATGCCCCCCTCGACGACGCCAATGCCGAACGATTCGCCTCGCTGTTGAGGGATATGGCGACAAGCGCCCAGTTCCTCCTTATCACACACAACAAACGGACAATGGCTGCCGCCGACCTCCTGTACGGCGTCACTATGGAGGAGCACGGCGTCTCGAAGCTCCTCTCTCTCCGCATGAGCCGAACCGCCTGA
- a CDS encoding LuxR family two component transcriptional regulator, with protein sequence MERLTPQQLKVLLEFVRGFYACHDRDAYISYLLYGISTLIPAELTAIIDINNHGRIVEIRMKPSAATYPNFPQHFEHYLPQHPHLIYYQQTGDASAVTLSDLLTQRQFHALEVYRELYRPMRVEYVMNMVLSGHRPGLIVIALHRSRRDFSEQDRLVLNLLRSHLVQAYANAEAVRVMRQEIGLLGQAIEARGQGMVFLTKDGRVQLIAGGARQWLMEYFGRPSQRADGLPAAVRSWLRHQEASLEVADEALLPRKPLIVKRAARNLIVRHLCEADRCVLLMEEVCQSRQPLSRELLGLTRREADVLLWVAQGKTNAEIGEILSLSSRTVQKHLEHIFKKFGVETRIAAAQILATGAPPKR encoded by the coding sequence ATGGAACGGCTGACGCCACAACAGCTCAAGGTTCTCCTCGAATTCGTACGGGGCTTTTACGCCTGCCACGATCGAGATGCGTACATCAGCTACCTACTCTACGGGATCTCGACGCTTATCCCCGCGGAGTTGACGGCAATTATCGACATCAATAATCATGGACGGATCGTCGAAATCAGGATGAAGCCGTCTGCGGCTACATATCCGAATTTTCCTCAGCATTTTGAACACTACCTTCCGCAGCACCCTCATCTCATCTACTACCAACAAACCGGCGACGCAAGCGCGGTAACATTATCCGACCTGCTCACTCAACGCCAGTTCCACGCACTGGAAGTCTATCGCGAACTGTATAGACCGATGCGGGTGGAGTACGTGATGAATATGGTCCTTTCCGGTCATCGACCCGGCTTGATCGTAATTGCGTTGCATCGCAGCCGTCGCGACTTCTCGGAGCAGGACCGACTTGTGCTGAACCTTCTCCGCTCGCACCTGGTTCAGGCCTATGCAAACGCCGAGGCGGTCAGGGTGATGCGACAGGAGATTGGGCTCCTGGGCCAAGCCATAGAGGCGAGAGGCCAGGGGATGGTATTCCTCACCAAAGACGGTCGTGTCCAACTTATCGCCGGAGGCGCCAGACAGTGGTTGATGGAGTATTTCGGGCGTCCGTCACAACGCGCGGATGGCCTGCCGGCGGCGGTCAGATCGTGGCTGAGACACCAGGAGGCATCCTTAGAAGTCGCCGATGAAGCCCTGCTGCCCCGTAAACCGCTCATCGTCAAACGGGCGGCGAGAAACCTGATCGTCCGGCATCTGTGCGAGGCTGATCGATGCGTCCTGCTCATGGAAGAGGTGTGTCAGAGCCGGCAGCCGCTGTCGCGCGAGCTGTTAGGTCTCACCAGGCGCGAGGCCGATGTGCTCTTGTGGGTCGCGCAGGGCAAGACCAATGCAGAGATTGGCGAGATTCTGAGCCTGAGTTCACGAACGGTACAAAAGCATCTGGAGCACATCTTCAAGAAGTTTGGGGTCGAGACGCGCATCGCCGCGGCGCAGATCCTCGCCACGGGCGCCCCCCCTAAGCGGTGA